Proteins from one Thaumasiovibrio subtropicus genomic window:
- a CDS encoding DUF1338 domain-containing protein has product MYKRLFEHLWQDYTRRLCPSALRVHALLSEGEPLVNDHIALRTFNLPDVGLDALAAPFIAAGYVRGGEYHFEKKRLYAEHFEHPDPEAPKVFISELLVGQCSSRLQSDVRALVAQMETPLDPHGAFLSLGRPWQLSLSTYQALAEESEYAAWVAAHGYGANHFTVSINALSTFDEVETVNTYLKQHDFVLNDAGGEVKGGPEVLLAQSSTMADAVPVTFSDGEATVPGGFYEFAKRYPQADGRLYPGFVAASADKIFESTHRNG; this is encoded by the coding sequence ATGTATAAAAGACTGTTTGAACACCTATGGCAAGATTATACGCGTCGACTTTGTCCCTCAGCATTGCGTGTTCATGCGTTGCTGAGTGAAGGAGAGCCGTTGGTTAATGACCATATTGCGTTACGCACATTTAATTTGCCTGATGTGGGGTTGGATGCGTTGGCTGCGCCGTTTATCGCTGCAGGGTACGTGCGAGGTGGGGAATACCATTTTGAGAAAAAACGCCTCTATGCTGAGCATTTTGAGCATCCGGATCCTGAAGCACCGAAAGTATTCATCAGTGAGCTGTTAGTTGGACAGTGTTCAAGCCGATTGCAATCCGATGTGCGTGCATTGGTCGCGCAAATGGAGACACCGTTGGACCCGCATGGTGCTTTTCTCTCGTTAGGGCGACCATGGCAGTTATCTCTGTCAACGTATCAAGCCTTGGCGGAAGAGAGTGAATATGCGGCATGGGTGGCGGCCCACGGTTATGGCGCAAATCACTTTACGGTCAGTATAAATGCACTATCGACGTTTGACGAAGTAGAAACAGTGAATACCTATTTGAAGCAACATGACTTCGTGTTGAATGATGCTGGCGGCGAAGTCAAGGGAGGACCAGAGGTACTCTTGGCACAATCATCGACCATGGCTGATGCCGTGCCAGTGACATTCAGTGACGGTGAGGCCACTGTTCCGGGCGGGTTTTATGAGTTTGCTAAACGTTACCCACAAGCGGATGGGCGATTATACCCCGGTTTCGTTGCTGCATCGGCAGATAAGATTTTTGAGAGCACCCACCGAAACGGATGA